The proteins below come from a single Candidatus Planktophila dulcis genomic window:
- a CDS encoding transglycosylase domain-containing protein, with protein MIKTKLIRAGVFLAGFGFVAGATLFAFAWFTVSIPDPNAYVNSQSTIIQYSNGSEIGRIGTQNRQILPLSKIPLRLRNAVMAAEDRNFYSNRAFSATGIARALINNLKSGSLNGEGGSTITQQYAKTAFLTPSRTIQRKIKELVISLKLENALTKDQILENYLNTIYFGRGSYGVQTAAQQYFNRNANQLSISQSAVIASILRSPGYYDPVLSKENAKRLEGRFAYVIQGMLDKKWITEAEAKAAKLPPIAPRTTSGQLSGPKGYIIDAVQKELSKLGFTQDQLLVGGYVIKTTLDQRAQQSAVDAVNKFTPTPAPSNLHTALVAIRPGTGEVIAMYGGKDYVVRQLNDATQSIALAGSTFKPFAMIAALEAGIPLTSIWNGDSPQTFDDLGKPYLVSNYGDEGWGQIDLLSAMQHSINTVFVPLGMKAGLDKVVDAARRAGIPESVAMIATPSVTLGVASPHVIDVANSYATFAAQGVYSKPYMVTSVTGPNKGILYEGKPVTQEVFSKDVMADLTYALKSVVNGGTGGAALALGRPAAGKTGTSQSNASAWFSAYTPQLAASVALFRDSASESLNGIGGLTSVTGGTFPARIWTAFMKGALKDEPVMSFPAPSNIGGLDPVVMTSGGRQTMKKK; from the coding sequence ATGATCAAGACAAAGTTAATCCGCGCCGGAGTATTCCTTGCTGGCTTTGGCTTTGTCGCCGGAGCAACTCTCTTTGCCTTTGCGTGGTTCACCGTCTCCATCCCTGATCCCAATGCATACGTCAATAGCCAATCCACCATCATTCAATATTCCAACGGATCTGAAATCGGTCGCATCGGAACTCAGAACCGACAAATCTTGCCGCTTTCAAAGATTCCACTTCGACTTCGCAATGCAGTGATGGCAGCGGAGGATCGCAACTTCTATTCCAACCGCGCATTTAGTGCAACAGGTATTGCACGTGCACTTATCAATAACTTGAAATCAGGTTCACTCAACGGTGAAGGTGGTTCCACCATCACCCAGCAGTATGCAAAGACTGCATTCTTAACACCGAGCCGCACAATCCAACGAAAGATCAAAGAACTTGTTATCTCACTCAAACTTGAGAATGCGTTAACAAAAGATCAGATTCTTGAAAATTACTTAAATACTATTTACTTTGGTCGCGGTTCATACGGCGTGCAGACAGCTGCGCAGCAGTACTTCAACCGCAATGCAAACCAACTCTCTATTTCCCAGAGCGCGGTCATCGCAAGTATTTTGCGCTCACCTGGTTATTACGATCCCGTTTTATCGAAGGAGAATGCAAAGAGGCTAGAGGGGCGTTTTGCATATGTCATCCAAGGAATGCTTGACAAGAAGTGGATTACTGAGGCAGAGGCAAAAGCTGCAAAGCTTCCACCAATTGCACCACGCACCACATCTGGGCAACTGAGCGGTCCTAAGGGATACATCATTGATGCTGTTCAGAAAGAGCTGAGCAAACTTGGATTTACACAAGACCAACTTCTTGTTGGCGGCTATGTCATCAAGACAACTCTGGATCAGCGAGCACAGCAATCTGCAGTGGATGCGGTAAATAAGTTCACACCTACCCCTGCGCCATCTAATTTACACACAGCACTTGTTGCTATTCGCCCAGGTACTGGTGAAGTCATTGCTATGTATGGTGGAAAAGATTATGTAGTGCGCCAATTAAATGATGCCACTCAATCCATTGCGCTAGCCGGCTCTACCTTTAAACCTTTTGCGATGATCGCAGCTCTTGAAGCTGGCATTCCACTGACATCAATATGGAACGGTGATTCACCACAAACATTTGATGATTTAGGTAAGCCATATCTTGTCTCAAATTACGGTGATGAAGGTTGGGGTCAAATAGATCTACTGTCAGCGATGCAACACTCCATTAATACTGTCTTTGTGCCACTTGGCATGAAAGCTGGCTTGGATAAAGTTGTTGATGCCGCACGACGAGCAGGTATTCCAGAATCTGTAGCAATGATTGCAACACCATCTGTCACACTCGGTGTTGCAAGTCCTCACGTGATCGATGTTGCCAACTCTTATGCAACATTTGCAGCGCAAGGCGTGTACTCAAAGCCTTATATGGTCACATCTGTCACAGGACCTAATAAAGGCATCTTGTATGAAGGAAAGCCTGTAACTCAAGAAGTATTTAGTAAAGATGTGATGGCAGATCTGACCTATGCACTCAAAAGCGTAGTCAACGGCGGAACGGGTGGCGCAGCTCTTGCACTTGGTCGCCCTGCAGCTGGCAAGACTGGAACATCACAATCGAATGCATCGGCTTGGTTTAGCGCTTACACGCCGCAACTTGCAGCATCGGTTGCACTCTTTCGCGATAGCGCATCTGAATCCCTTAACGGTATCGGTGGCCTGACATCTGTCACAGGTGGAACCTTCCCAGCAAGGATTTGGACAGCATTTATGAAGGGCGCTCTCAAAGATGAGCCGGTTATGAGCTTTCCAGCACCATCAAATATCGGTGGCCTAGACCCAGTCGTGATGACTAGCGGTGGTCGCCAAACAATGAAGAAGAAGTAG
- a CDS encoding DUF5318 family protein — MKTKRGFIDYSLDKRATLLALFRGVVDACDADPYLMRAAKHHGEKAGRKCPVCKKDSLVELRYTFGDQLGQYSGRIKNGDELLEMESEFGEFSVYVVEVCRDCSWNHLCATYLLGDGRERKAPRKTRTLEDEDFASLK; from the coding sequence ATGAAAACAAAGCGTGGGTTCATCGATTATTCACTTGATAAGCGTGCGACCCTGCTTGCACTCTTTCGTGGTGTTGTCGATGCATGCGATGCAGATCCCTACTTGATGCGTGCTGCCAAGCACCATGGTGAGAAGGCGGGCAGAAAGTGCCCGGTCTGCAAGAAAGATTCTCTCGTTGAACTTCGCTACACATTTGGCGATCAACTCGGTCAGTACTCAGGTCGCATTAAGAATGGTGATGAATTACTGGAGATGGAATCCGAATTCGGTGAGTTCTCTGTGTATGTGGTTGAAGTCTGCCGCGATTGTTCGTGGAATCATCTCTGCGCAACCTACTTACTGGGAGATGGTCGCGAGCGTAAAGCGCCTCGCAAAACTCGAACACTTGAAGACGAAGACTTTGCTTCGCTGAAGTAG